The genomic DNA ATCAGATATTTTTTTAACTCAGCGCAAATATGTCACTGATCTTCTACGACGAACCAAGTTGGATGGCGTTAAACCGGTCACTACACCATTAGCTTCAAATGTCAAGATTCAGAAACTTGGCTCAGAAAAGTTTGCAGACCCAACATTGTATCGTAGTGTTGTTGGTGCACTTCAATATTTACATCTGACGCGGCCATACATTTCAGTGGCAGTTAATAAAGTGTGTCAATACATGCATGAGCCGTTTGTGGAGCATTGGGAGCTGGTGAAGAGGATCATTCGTTATCTGAAGCATACCGTCGACTATGGTTTACATCTAAAATCATATAGGGACTTCTCATTACATGCATACTCTGATGTGGACTGGGCTGGCAGCCTAGATGATCGCAGGTCTACAAGTGGATATTGTGTATACTTTGGTGGGAACTTAATTTCTTGGAGTGCCAGAAAACAGAAGACTGTCTCTAAGTCTAGCACGGAAGCTGAGTATAGGGGAGTTGCGATTGCTACCTCTGAGGTAATTTGGATTCAGTCGTTACTTAAGGAACTTGGTATTGCTACAACAACTTCAACGCtgtggtgtgataatcttggtgcgACGTATCTCACTGCAAACCCTGTTTTCCATGCACGTACTAAACACATAGAGATCGACTATCATTTTGTGCGAGAAAGGGTAGCTGACAAGAAGTTACAGGTGCGGTTCATATGTTCTAAAGACCAACTGGCTGATATATTTACGAAGGGGCTCTCTTCTCCAAGGTTTCACTACATTCGGAACAAGTTGCACATTCGTCAACTCCAATACAACTTGAGGGGAGGTGTTAGCCATACTGTTGCGAGTCTTTCTCAAGACTCTCAACTGAGCCAGTCTACAACAGCAACCGGTCTACAGCCGTGTAACTAGGACTTATAGTTAGCAAAACCTTGTTCTTTGTTTGTTACCGTCTACGTAGCATCTGTAACAGTTTCTGAAATAGTTCTGATGAACTATTAGTATAAATAAGAAACTCATCTCCACACTTTtgtgtggaagatattcaccaaaaaTAGTGTTCTAAGTCACTCTATGTATGCGACCCATCTTACAGCTGACATAAAACGTCAGTGGTAgtattcatatatatttcttctCAGTCGGATTCTTTTATTTGACTTAGTTGAGATTAAAATCTTTTACTcagattttttagttttttatgcaTGGGTACTTTGGAAGTAATTTGAGACTATTGCAGGTGGATATTCTTTGTACATTCTTCTCATATGCATGAGTATTTTAAAATTATTGGATAAATCAATGGATTGAAATAAGTAATTAGAGACTATTGCAGGTGGGGATTCAAAGAGTATTCACCAGCAATTCAAAAACCATGGGAAATGAAGAACCAATAGAATCAGCAAGACATCATATACAGGGAGTTACCGGTTCTTCATTGTCACTTACCTGTAGCCATATTGTTTTTTAATctatttcttcattgtcttctttTCTCCCATGGATTTTTAGCGTTATTAGGGTTTCTAAATAAATATATTCAGTATCGGGATTAAATAAGACTTTAGTATGTCCCTTATGGGGCTTCAGTGCTGATATATATGCAGGAGCAGGTGTCGTTGGATTGACATTTGTAGTTCCTAAGAAATGCAGGCAAGAAACTTCAGTAAATCTATTTTTTTAAATCAAACTTCAGTAAGTCCAAAGTCTCCAACAATAATGTAACTTAAATAATCAGAATTATCAATGTTCCCGGGTGTGTTATATGCAATGAATTGCAGGCCAAACAGCAGAACCACAAAATTTTCTAACAGAAAATATACCATTTCTTTAAATGAAAGATAGGGTTCTAGAGAAAATATACCAAAGCGACGAAGAACACCAAAAACCAGactcttcttcaatcatcatgaATGGCGGACGGTGATCCTCATATGGGGTAACTTTTTCCtctctatttttgtttttctgttacgttttctttcttatgttttattaaaaaaaaatgtgttCTTTTTGATCATTGGAAGCACAAACATCTCCATTGAACATACTATGAAAATAGACATTTTCTTACTGTTGGAGTAAGTTTTCGCTCTATCAACTCCATACTGTCATTTCTTAATTGTGTATGCTACTCATGGGTGTTCGTGAGGACGTTTTCATTTTCCTCAGTTGAGCTTAGCATCTATTATCGGCTCACTATTTACAATTTTTACAGGTAAGCATGTCATTTCAACGGTTTGATGTATCACACTAAGTCTTGAAGTTTTGGTCAGGTTAATCTCGCTCCTTTAGACCATGCGGTGTTTATTGTTTTACTTTATGGGAATGCAATTGTTACACACATTTTAGAGATAACATCATGGAGTCTCCGACCAAGGTTTAGTGTAGCACACCTTTTAGTTCcttgggcgaggcgaagccgagctataCCTACTTAAATATCGTTTATCTTTTTTTCTGACCATGCTATTAACACAAAACTCTGCAATGGACAAGGATAAGATAAGAACTTGATAGACAATGTCTCAATCCTGAaattgaatatatttttgtttttggtcgGCATTGAATCTAGAGGGAATGGTACTATATAGCTGGAACGGTACTATCACAGAGGGTCTATTTAAATGTTTTACATCCAAGTTTCTTAAGATTTTAATTTGTATGAACCTCAAGATCTTAATTTGTTGGAAAAGGTGTTGGCAGATTCTGCTGGCAAGCAACGTTTCGAGAGCTAAATCCAATTGTCACGGTCTCTCTATTCTCCAGTAAAGACCAAGTACATGAGGAATTTAATGTCCACACTAATGTATATATGCTTAATTCATTCAAGGAATTATAAGCTTCACCTCTTCTGTACATAAGTTTCAGTTGGTTCAAATATAGACGTTATACATTTACTGCAAACTTCGAACATGACTCATTTCTTAAAATAGCCATGAAATTTTCGAACTTTACGTACTAAAATTATGAGATTATGTCGTTTCACTCTACAGTTGACTCAGAAATTTGAATGGTCTATGTTCTAAATGTGGTGGTAGGCTTATGTTTTTCTTATGTTGTGACTTATAGGTGCCTGATATTGTTGGTGGTGCTGTTGCTGGAGACAGTGTAGCTCTTCATTGTAGTTTATACTCTTATCTATGTGAAGACAAGGTCACTTTGATCTTCGTGCATATGAGAAGAATATACAAAGACCCATGGTTGATTTTTACTTTATATGTACGTGTCTGCAATTAGAACTAGAGACAACATATACTATCAGTCTTGGCACAATACTTAATCTATGTACTTTTAGGGAAATTAaacttatactccctccgttcttttttaataggccagttttgtctttagtgaaatttaaggaaattaagagaattaatcattgaaagtaattctcatgacacttgtcaataaaagaagtgaagtgaaatggtccccatgacacttgttagcaaaagaagtaaagtgaagtggtccacatgacacttgtcatcaaaagaagttaagagaaaagtggtcccaaaaaataaaataacatttgactttcccaattaggaaactggcctatttttttgaaacttttatttatagaaactggcctattaaaaaagaacagaGGGAGTAGTTCTTATTATATGAATTTCTGATAGCAGTATATGAATTCATGGTCCAAATAATTTTCAGAAACTTGAATAGGAAAGCAATATTTAAATTTTTCAAATTGTCTGAAAGATCGGTTGCTATTTCTCAAATTATCTGAAAGTTCACCTGTATTGAAATGTTTTTTCGTTTTTATTCATATTGTTCTTCTCAAATCGGGCAAGGCGAAGAGTTAATTGAAGAATTCTGGACTggggcgaagccgagctttaccaaattaaATGGGAACTTggacgaagccgagctttaccaaaccatatcgggactggggcgaggcgaagccgagctttacgaAATCATATCGTGacttgggcgaggcgaagccgagctttactaAATCAAATTGGgactggggcgaggcgaagccgagctttaccaaatcatatcgggactggggcgaggcgaagccgagctttatcaaatcaaatggggacttgggcgaagccgagctttaccaaataaaaaatatggtTCAAAGAAAGAGGCATTGATGCATTGTATTTgtagttgtagattgaattggtgaaccaaGTTTGAGAAGCTGCCGGGATGTAGtttgggcacaaaatctagtttttGTTAGTTATCGTACCAAAATACACTTATACAACGCTAATGAACCCAAAACTCTACAGATCTCCATTCTCCGAGGATAATCCCCTCATCTTTCTGCGTGCCATGAAGATTTTCAAATATATCTTATGGTAAATCGGCCTTGAAAGGACAAGTCCAATTGTTATGACCGAGATAGACAGACAAACAGTTGCGGCGCGCGGTTAGAGATCGGCTGAGCGGCTAAGTCATATTGGCCAGCAAAGACGACTGCCAAATGTGAGGGTCAGATTAGTATTTTATTCTGTGaggaaaacttttagggttttactAATTGCATAAGTTCATTTCTTCATTTCTATTCCTCCTCTAAACCATGGCGGCAAAAGATTACTACGGCAGACACAGTAACCCTAGATTTGGATGATCTAGACTGTGAACTCTCCGAGGTTCTTTGGCTTTTTAAGCGATCTTACATCTTCTTCTCGCTATGTTGGGATGCAAAGAGCTTGCTGTATCGTCTGAGGATGACTTTGAAAGATCAAATGAACCGCACCAGATTTTCATGGATGTTTTCTATGGAAGAAACGTTGCAGGAGATGCTTGCAGCATTACAGGACCGAGTGATGGTGATTCTGGTTGTTTTGTGACCagaaatattgctggatttggATTCGGTCCCCTAAACTACAGTGTCTGTATCTCACGGTATTATCTCGATACTTCTACTAAACGAATGAAGCGGTCAGACGGCGGCGTGCTTTCTGCTCCGGCAAATGAATCCTCCAATGGTGATTTACCTATAACAGTTCAAGGTCGTGCTCGTGATGGGAATGCCTCTCAAAGTAAGTGTCAcaatcgagttactagaagtagTACAATCACATATCCCGTCCATGAAAAATCTCATCATGAATCCACTTCTTTTGCTTCAGATGCAATTGCAGCCACTGTGTCGTCATCGAATAACTCTTTGACGGATCTATATTCTCGTCTACGTGACAATGTAAACTATTTACTTAAGGCAGCAGGTTGGTCAGTTGAGAAGAAGAAGGTAGGCAAAAAGTCTTCTGTGCATACATCTTATAAGTCTCCCACTGGGGAAATCTTTACTGCATTTTACAAAATTTGGGACTTATTTGGTGATAGTATGTTTGCTGGTAATTACAAAATGATACGGCAAGAAGACGGCAAACAATGGATTAATATTAAAGAGTTTGGCTCTGACCTATCAGAAGCACTGATAGACTTTGAGAAAGAGGATTGCAGTCAAATGGAACCTTCGTATGCGTTGGTTCGCAAATGGAGTCTtctggatccttttgttacagtGGTGATGATTAAAAAACAGATTCTTACCCTAAGAAAGGGAATGCCAGTCAAAGTGGCCACAACTGTGGtgtcagatttggctaaggggattGAGGCTGTGCCCACTCAGCAAGATAGCAGGTTAAGTTTGGCATTGGAGTTGGGGCAATCAAACTCGAAGGATCTGAAGGAAACTCAGGGTAATGAGAAAGCACCGGATATTTTCACACTTGCTGATGCAATTCCTTAATTTGAAAATGCGCGAAAGAAGTTTGAACAATCCGGCTGCAGTGGCACTGCAGCTTCAAGCTTTAAGATGGACCTCCTAACATCTGGAACAACAGTGACTTGGCTGACAAAGAAGAGGCGGAGAAGGAACTTCTGATGCTCAACtgtgaaaaactaaaaaaaaaaaaagaataaaaagttGTTCGTCTGTCAGATTTTCTGAGCACCAATTAGCAGTGGTTTTTAGTGTTTTCGTAGTCAATTGCTCTTTCATCTCAGTTCTCAAGTAAGGATATTCCTGTTATTAGTTGTTACTGATTAGTTTACCAGTAAGTAAGAATATTCTTGTTATCACTATCGAATTTCCTTTTCGCGTGTACACTCATTGCATCAATGAGAAATGGAAGAAATACCTCGTGGATAATGAGTATCCAACTTGGACGGATATCCAGTTTCTGACAACTTATGTATATTGGTCTTGGCATTTTGAAGGaaaatcattttattttctagtttCTAAGCATATATACTTAGTATCTGTACTGAAAAGTCCAGGAATAACTATAGTGGCTGTTTTTTGGCCTCCCTACAAAGCTTACAAGTGAGGTAGAAATCCTACAGTGCTTACGCTAATAAGTATTACCGAGTCCTAGGTTGGATCCAGGGTTTGAAAACAGTCAAAACACCTTTTCATAATTGCTTTAACGAGTCCTGGTCATGTTTTCTAATTGAATGTGTTTCTGGCAACAAGCGTCTCATTTTGGTTGCACCTAGTATTTTCAAAAATGGCTTTAGGGAAATGCCAAGGGAACAAAAATGGGGTTTAGTTACTTTAGGGAAACTGGATAAAATGACAACATAAAGATGCACTTGATGCAACCAAAACCAATAGCTCTGAATTGATCAAAAACTATACATTATTCTCAGAGTTACAACATAAAAGAATCAATCACACCCTCGCTGAGACAAATCTTTCGCTTTCATACTCATCGATTTGTAAAAGTGGCTACAAAAGAATATTGTACAAAAACATCAAACACACCTAATCTAAAAGAAGCTATTTCGCTAAAATGTTTCACAGCATACAAATAACAACATTTTTCACGAGCCTGGTGGGCTGCATAGATTCTTCACGTCACCTGGTATGAGGATTAGCAAGGAATGATTGCACCAGTGAGAGGCTTTTAGCCTTTTGCCTCTTGTATTCATCGTAACGCAAAAAGAAGTACCCAAGATAATCGAAATCGATTGGAGACATCTTAGCCTGCTCATGCATGAAAAATAGAACTCAAAAGATTGAAATACATCTAGATACCAAATGAAATAGAGAGAGATGTTATTTGAATTATCCGATTATTTAAAGGGAGAAGTTGGGATATAAATAACCTGGATTAATGCCCATAGCGCCCAATACAAGTGCGACGCTAACTTGTAAGAATCTGTCTCGACATATAGAGCTTCAAGATCTTTATCAGACACCTGAATaaccacaacaaaaaaaaaacatgcttaAAATAGTCGTCGCTGCATATTCCTCTGCCATATATTCAAAGAAGCACAAGGACACTACATTTTCCAGGTTTAAGGTTTCAGAATCCAAATCTAGACATGTCAGGTTATCCGCACAATGACTCTTTTAGTACAGTTCAAAAGAAACTACAAAATGTATGATTAGTTACTCAAAAGCTCTGACGATCTCCTCTCAAAATAAGTATAAACACTACAACGAGGACTACTAAGATACCAAAATATTTTGCATACCTCTTGTGGTACGTCAGGCTTCAAATAATGCCTAAAGAAATGATACTGTGCATCCTTATTGGGGTACCTACATCAAAACCACATAAGCAACAATTAAGCACATTTTTTCAGAATTCCACTTAGAGTGAAGAGGAACTGATGTAATAAGAAAACTTACAAGCTATAGTCACAATCAAAGCCTGCATATTCATTGAAGTGGTTTCCAATATCATAGCCTCTGTAGCTGTACGACCCGTACTCGAAATCAATGAAATAAAGCTTTTCTAGACGTCCAACAAAAATGGTTGCAGAAACGTAAATGTTAGTATCAGCTTATTAGGTAAACCAGATATCATACCAAAAACATACATTGTTAACTATCATGCTTTGTTCACTTCTCCCTTCTTCTTTTTTAAGCAAACTTCTCCTTGTTGGTTGATGTAGAACGTATATATTGTTCTTTCATCTTTTGTGCTAGAGTAATATAACTACCCATTCATCTATGGTAACCCATTCATCTACCCAGACAAGTTTACAGCGACTAACCTCAATAATGTCATAATCAGAAAATAGAGCTTATACGAGTCGTATCGAAGAGTATATTTACCCGATTCATATGCTATCTTACTCATCATAGAGTCGGAAATTTATATAAgcctttttttttacttttagccAGATTATTAAGATTAGGAGTGCAGTCGTATCACAAGTCTCAGTTATCAAGTCATGGACTGATCTTAAAAACAGGCTAGGATTTAACGTGTTCAATGGGAGAGCAGCCATCACAAAATAGCTACACCAAGTCTAAGAGAGAGCATCGACTAATGGGCATTTTATGGTTCTTCAACCATTTTCATTGACCACTCAACAATAAAGAGATGGAGGAAACAACCCCAAACAATAATCATAAGAAAAATGCATACCCCTTAACtgcaaatttaaaaaatagtaagagCATAAGATTACCTTCATCATCATTGAGCATCAAATTTCCAGAAAGCAAATCATTGTGAGAATAAACCACTGGAGCATTAAGGAGGTCTGTTAGATGCTGTTAGAGGACAAAATTAAGTTTGAATCAACTCGTGCTTTTGCGTGTGAAAACCACATTATGAACACAGAGATAAACTTACACCAAAGATATATCAGCTTTGAAGTTTGAACTAGTGACATCACACTGTACACTAGAATATCTAAGCATTCTTCATTATGTTtatttcaagaaatgaatatcgcAGGGATGACATGAAGGTAACAAACAAGTGAAACTCATCAATTGGAAAAACTACCTTCAGCTCATTAACAGCATGACGAACTTCTTCAAACGATATTGTCTCATACCTTctctgcttttcatgttcatcaaaCTTAAGACCAGATGCTGCAACAGAAAGAAACTATTCCAGTGAATTTTGGAGGTCCAAGAATATTTGTTTGCATTGAGGAGAGAATAAATGTGAAAATCCAACATTATATGCCTAGTTAAGGGCGAACCTCTTTCAAGGAACTTGAAGATATCGTTCCACAATTGTGGCTCTTTAGAACCTGGTATCTCCACCTGATGAAATTTACTGAGTTGGCGTGCAATTTCAGCAGCCAGATTTGGCTTTTTCATGTCTGtcccaaagaaagaaaaatattagACAGGTTACAGAAATCTAGATGAAAGACTCAATGGAAATCTTCATGTCATTTTTTGTACAAAAAGACTCCTCCCTCTTTGACAATGAGGTAAATTCTGAATCGTCGCATTACTATGCATCAACGCTAGGCTAATCTTGAGGGTCTTATCTAATTACTCAAGTGCAGATAAATAAGTAAGCTTCCCACATCCTCACACTACTATGTTTTAAATCCAGCTCCTTCTAATAATTTTCGTTACAATGGTGCGTAAATGAAACCCATTACCCCGGAAGGACCGGGACTCAGGACTCAGGAGTAACGAGGGCATCAAAAGTACTCTCACCTGGACCCTAGAGGCAAACCATCGAGGTGTAAACCTCCACTACTGTTTAGAAAGTTGAATTAAAAACTTAATCACTAAAAATTAGAATATCGCAACCCTGTGATCATGAAGGTCGTCTATGGGTGTCAAATAAAGTTTTTATATGAATCTCAAGATTACAACATCTGGCTTTTGGCCTAACCTGATGGTTCAAGCGTACGTGCGTTGATGAAAGATTGCACCATGCCATTCCCAAATACTCCAAACAACTCAGCACCAAATCCAGCTACTGAGAGATATCTGATGGACTGGAAAAAAATAGGCTGTGAGTAACTTACCACTTCAAAGCATGTTagttagcaacaacaacaaaaaactgaACCACCAAATATATGAAACTAACAATGTCAACATTCCCATATTGACTGCCTCCTAAAATATGCTCTCTATACAAATTGATACAACATAACGCCAACCTGTAATACTCcatcaaaaaattcaatcaacTAACAAGAAAAATCGATTACTCACCAGAAGCTCCCGTTGTCGGTCAATCACATATTCAGTATTTGGTCCATACAATCTAACAGTCATGAAAACAGTATTCCCATCTTCTTCTCTCACCGTAACCTTCAACACTACAGAAACAgataaaaaattacatgaattCAATTACATTTTCACCTCAAATCATTGAGAAACCTACATCTTTAAATATAACAATAAGAATAAGAATACTCACATAGATTAGTTATGCCCCCAGAAACAGTCTCCACTGAAAAACGAGAATCCTCCAAATTTGACCATTTCTTAAACAGATCCTTGCAcaattttctacacacaaaaccaaaaccaaaccaacaTTCATTCTCAGAACTCCAAATCTCTATCATATCAATCCAAAATCAAACTCAACATATATGTTAAAACATACTTAATCAAAAGAGACGAAAAAATATTGAAACTGAATCAGAATCcggaaacaaaaattaaaaaacaagATACAAACGAAAttgatagattcattgattgaaTTTTACCACATACATGATTTGAGGAATCATATCAGGGAGAGGAAGAGAGATCTCAATAGTAATAGAAGATGAAGGATTATTAGAATTACTAGATTCTCGAGCTTCTTCTGCAACTTCGATGGCGTTCCAGATGTTTTGAGCTCCCATGGCAATTCTTGTTCTTGTTGTAAGAAGAAAAGTAGAAGAAGGAATTTTCTTTAGCGgttgtttattttccttttttcgaTTATGAAATGAAATATAGATATTTTTGGAATTGGACTTTCCTATCCTTGTTTCgttggaggaatcacaaacatgTCTTTTTCAGATTACGGTTATTGGGATCCCGTGCACGTTACAAGATTCCGGTTGGAATCCGAGATTCAGACTTTTGGAGCCAGGAGCTGTTTGGTTGGAGCTTTgaaatcattttttcttttttttgaacgtTAATAACGGGAAAACGAAAGAACACGCGTTGGTGGTGGGGCGGTGGGAAGTTTTTTTTATTTCCGGCTTTTACAAAACTTCATTTTATAAATCGGAAAAAAACGAAAATGATATAATCGTGTTTGTATTTTATTATTGGCCGTGAAATGGGGGTCACCGGAACAAAGTTGTGTGAGTGTGACAATTAGTTCAAGAAAGTCGGTTGTACCGAATTTTTATACGAAATTAATGAGAGAAGCTGAAATTGGGTTTCTAGAAAGTTTCTGCAACAGCTGTAGTATAAATAGACCAGCAACAGATTGGCAAATTAGCAAGAACATATGTTGCTGACTCGGGAAATTCCGCAACAAAGTCAAGTTGTAATTCAATGTTTACAAGGGTATCACAAAATTAGATGACAGGAAAAAAGAGTGTACCAATGTCAGATCAAAAAGAGTAGTTTTCTGTGAATGGTCCATCCTCCCGTATATAGTGTC from Papaver somniferum cultivar HN1 unplaced genomic scaffold, ASM357369v1 unplaced-scaffold_24, whole genome shotgun sequence includes the following:
- the LOC113340820 gene encoding uncharacterized protein LOC113340820, whose translation is MLGCKELAVSSEDDFERSNEPHQIFMDVFYGRNVAGDACSITGPSDGDSGCFVTRNIAGFGFGPLNYSVCISRYYLDTSTKRMKRSDGGVLSAPANESSNGDLPITVQGRARDGNASQNAIAATVSSSNNSLTDLYSRLRDNVNYLLKAAGWSVEKKKVGKKSSVHTSYKSPTGEIFTAFYKIWDLFGDSMFAGNYKMIRQEDGKQWINIKEFGSDLSEALIDFEKEDCSQMEPSYALVRKWSLLDPFVTVVMIKKQILTLRKGMPVKVATTVVSDLAKGIEAVPTQQDSRLSLALELGQSNSKDLKETQGNEKAPDIFTLADAIP
- the LOC113340822 gene encoding probable ethanolamine kinase, translated to MGAQNIWNAIEVAEEARESSNSNNPSSSITIEISLPLPDMIPQIIKLCKDLFKKWSNLEDSRFSVETVSGGITNLLLKVTVREEDGNTVFMTVRLYGPNTEYVIDRQRELLSIRYLSVAGFGAELFGVFGNGMVQSFINARTLEPSDMKKPNLAAEIARQLSKFHQVEIPGSKEPQLWNDIFKFLERASGLKFDEHEKQRRYETISFEEVRHAVNELKHLTDLLNAPVVYSHNDLLSGNLMLNDDEEKLYFIDFEYGSYSYRGYDIGNHFNEYAGFDCDYSLYPNKDAQYHFFRHYLKPDVPQEVSDKDLEALYVETDSYKLASHLYWALWALIQAKMSPIDFDYLGYFFLRYDEYKRQKAKSLSLVQSFLANPHTR